A region of uncultured Carboxylicivirga sp. DNA encodes the following proteins:
- a CDS encoding glycosyl hydrolase, which translates to MKINLIIILTLIGNVLLAQTTSPKRGFGGPVSDMADLQAVANCAWYYNWGQSPANSIVNDVKDYIDYTPMAWGSNYNEAALRTYLTNHPEVKYLLGFNEPNFIEQANLGPVAAAQLWPALESIADDFGLELVSPALNFSYSGGAVIENGVEYTDPIQYLDDFFAALPEGSRVDYIAIHGYFDNAGALPWYVSLYDKYDKPLWLTEFNHSASWVSETSQQNYMVEALDYLETEPKVFRYAWFLSRSTQENTNIYTTGETGVLTDLGLIFTNMSSYDSEYYHKIEAPIEAEHYVDMSGVHLTVVEDSEGILAAHDFDSFDWMDYQINVETTGIYNVSIRITSVWESSFSLYEGDNLLGTFTTPNTNGLETWQTYNLGVDIPLTEGNHTLRLVTHNGGWKLNWWKLSINSSTGLEDLESTNELIKLYPTIVNGAEKVFHIETSLTDYSVQFYSLSGQLVLYLDSLSKNSQISLSVLDPGLYIATIISEEGQFSQKLLVE; encoded by the coding sequence ATGAAAATAAATTTAATCATCATATTAACTCTAATAGGAAATGTGCTCCTTGCTCAGACAACGAGTCCCAAAAGAGGCTTTGGTGGTCCGGTTTCCGATATGGCTGATTTGCAAGCTGTGGCTAATTGTGCCTGGTATTACAACTGGGGGCAATCACCGGCAAACTCAATTGTAAATGATGTAAAAGACTATATTGATTATACCCCAATGGCATGGGGATCGAACTATAACGAAGCTGCCTTGCGAACATATCTGACTAATCATCCTGAAGTAAAATATTTACTTGGATTTAACGAACCTAATTTTATCGAGCAAGCTAATCTGGGACCTGTTGCAGCGGCACAATTATGGCCTGCATTGGAATCAATTGCCGATGATTTCGGATTGGAGTTGGTAAGTCCTGCATTGAATTTCAGTTACTCGGGAGGTGCTGTTATTGAAAACGGAGTGGAATACACCGATCCCATTCAATATTTGGATGATTTTTTTGCTGCACTTCCTGAAGGGAGTAGGGTTGATTATATCGCTATACATGGTTATTTCGATAATGCAGGAGCATTGCCCTGGTACGTTAGTTTGTACGATAAGTATGATAAGCCACTTTGGCTCACTGAATTTAACCACAGTGCAAGCTGGGTAAGCGAAACTTCGCAGCAAAATTACATGGTTGAGGCACTTGACTATCTTGAAACTGAACCTAAAGTATTTCGCTACGCTTGGTTTTTATCGCGAAGTACACAAGAGAATACCAATATTTACACAACCGGAGAAACGGGTGTATTAACTGATCTGGGATTGATATTTACCAACATGTCATCTTACGATTCTGAATATTACCATAAGATCGAAGCTCCAATTGAGGCTGAACATTATGTTGATATGTCGGGAGTTCATCTTACTGTTGTTGAAGATAGTGAAGGTATACTGGCTGCTCACGATTTTGATAGTTTCGATTGGATGGATTATCAAATTAATGTTGAAACCACAGGAATTTATAATGTGAGTATTCGAATTACTTCTGTCTGGGAATCTTCTTTTTCCCTTTATGAAGGTGATAATCTGTTAGGCACATTTACAACACCTAATACAAATGGCTTAGAGACATGGCAAACTTATAATCTGGGAGTTGATATTCCATTAACTGAAGGGAATCATACTTTGCGGTTAGTTACTCATAATGGTGGTTGGAAACTGAATTGGTGGAAATTATCAATTAATTCTTCAACCGGATTAGAAGACCTTGAATCCACTAATGAGCTCATTAAATTATATCCAACAATAGTAAATGGAGCCGAGAAAGTTTTTCATATTGAAACTTCTTTAACTGATTACAGTGTTCAGTTCTACAGTCTGAGTGGGCAATTGGTTCTTTATTTGGATTCATTAAGTAAAAACTCACAGATTAGCCTATCAGTTTTGGATCCAGGTTTGTACATAGCCACCATAATTAGTGAAGAAGGTCAATTCTCACAAAAACTATTGGTTGAATAA
- a CDS encoding cellulase family glycosylhydrolase — protein MQKYLSKSILLVLLLVIVMPLQAQEGFTSDDFLNADGPVIKNQLGEVVPLRGTNLGSWLSMEYWIGPLGYGMIDRTDWSCSFSETLSKDNMNYIFDGDDATCWNSGVPQSSSEGQYVIIDCGKGVVFDKISFISQNADEAPVSYTVSVSGNGSAWTEVSWGNGTSKYVDVYIGAIEAQYVRIAQNGDSEFNWSIAEFNLYMNDDFTVRNATYNRFGVTKADELWDYYQDLWITTTDLDSIKAMGMNMVRVPFYWMEIMNNDGTIKTDAFKQLDWVVAECSQRQIYVVLDLHGAPGGLDGYITSGQAVTNDLWYDEESQQRTINLWKAVAEHFVGEPAVAAYDLMNEPVSTNSSFTISDMYDIIYKAVREVDTDHMISVQAFYNFSMIDDPSTRGWENMLYQAHYYNTDFYNWDSQNGFINYALGDMAWHQQHWNIPVLAGEYNFWGFLDLWAKWMNGINGFNGSWSNWTYKNMTSDKNWGLYLGNSNVVPDLNLDSEEMIKEKWDKFTTNKFYRNADLIDTVSSYTQSNTYKAIGKIIYLKAYNSTYISSENGVSAMTCSTTKLTDLECFTVEDAGEGKIALKGNNGKYVSSNNGISSMTCDKDEIGESEKFYWVDLANNQLALLGVGGFVSMEGGSIPITANRTNIDGWEVFNWAERSTGIEDEMLADNFKLYPNPLRTDKILNYSMTDNRRYQLSVYNTGGAKVYSEDISGGGQINLAELNPGIYLIKVGQRKEKLVIY, from the coding sequence ATGCAAAAATATTTAAGTAAGAGTATATTATTAGTATTACTTCTTGTCATCGTTATGCCATTGCAGGCGCAGGAAGGATTCACTTCTGATGATTTTCTGAATGCAGATGGTCCTGTTATTAAAAATCAGTTAGGCGAAGTGGTTCCTTTGCGAGGAACTAATCTGGGATCGTGGCTGAGTATGGAATACTGGATTGGACCATTGGGATATGGCATGATTGATCGCACGGACTGGAGCTGCTCTTTTTCTGAAACGTTATCAAAGGATAATATGAATTACATCTTTGATGGCGATGATGCTACCTGCTGGAATTCAGGAGTGCCGCAAAGTTCTTCCGAAGGGCAATATGTAATTATTGATTGTGGAAAAGGAGTAGTATTTGATAAAATCAGTTTTATTTCACAAAATGCAGATGAAGCTCCGGTATCATACACTGTGTCAGTATCTGGTAATGGATCTGCCTGGACAGAAGTATCCTGGGGTAATGGAACCAGTAAATATGTGGATGTTTATATTGGAGCTATTGAAGCACAATATGTCAGAATTGCTCAAAATGGTGATTCTGAATTTAATTGGTCTATTGCAGAGTTTAACCTTTATATGAATGATGATTTTACCGTCAGAAACGCAACATATAATCGTTTTGGAGTGACTAAAGCCGATGAACTTTGGGATTACTATCAGGATTTATGGATAACAACAACAGATCTTGATAGCATCAAAGCTATGGGGATGAATATGGTACGTGTTCCGTTTTACTGGATGGAAATCATGAATAATGATGGAACAATCAAAACTGATGCATTTAAGCAACTTGATTGGGTAGTGGCCGAATGTTCTCAACGTCAGATTTATGTAGTGCTTGATCTGCATGGAGCACCCGGAGGTTTAGACGGATATATTACCAGTGGCCAGGCAGTAACCAATGATCTATGGTACGATGAGGAATCGCAACAACGCACAATTAATTTATGGAAGGCAGTAGCTGAACATTTTGTAGGCGAGCCAGCGGTGGCGGCATATGACTTGATGAACGAACCTGTCAGTACAAATTCTTCGTTTACTATTAGTGATATGTATGACATAATTTATAAGGCAGTACGAGAAGTTGATACCGATCATATGATTTCAGTTCAGGCTTTTTATAACTTTTCAATGATTGATGATCCATCAACCCGAGGTTGGGAAAATATGCTATATCAGGCTCATTATTACAATACGGATTTTTATAATTGGGATTCCCAAAATGGTTTTATCAATTATGCACTGGGGGATATGGCCTGGCATCAACAACATTGGAATATACCGGTACTGGCTGGAGAATATAACTTTTGGGGGTTTCTTGATTTGTGGGCAAAGTGGATGAATGGCATTAACGGATTTAATGGATCATGGTCGAACTGGACCTATAAAAATATGACATCAGATAAAAACTGGGGTTTGTATTTAGGAAATAGTAATGTGGTGCCGGACCTGAATTTAGATTCAGAGGAGATGATAAAAGAAAAGTGGGATAAGTTTACAACAAATAAGTTTTATAGAAACGCTGATTTAATAGATACAGTTAGTTCATATACCCAAAGTAATACTTATAAAGCAATAGGGAAAATTATTTATTTGAAGGCTTATAACAGTACTTATATAAGTTCAGAGAATGGGGTGTCGGCGATGACCTGTAGTACAACTAAACTAACTGATTTAGAATGTTTCACTGTTGAAGATGCCGGAGAAGGAAAGATTGCTTTAAAAGGTAACAATGGTAAATATGTTAGCTCTAATAATGGTATCTCTTCAATGACATGCGATAAAGATGAAATTGGAGAATCAGAAAAATTCTATTGGGTGGACTTAGCTAATAATCAGCTTGCTTTATTAGGTGTAGGAGGTTTTGTTTCAATGGAAGGAGGAAGTATTCCTATTACTGCCAATCGCACCAATATTGATGGTTGGGAAGTTTTCAACTGGGCTGAACGAAGTACTGGAATAGAAGATGAAATGTTGGCTGACAATTTCAAATTATATCCAAATCCTTTGAGAACTGATAAAATTCTAAACTATTCTATGACTGATAATCGTAGGTATCAATTATCTGTTTATAATACTGGTGGAGCAAAAGTCTATAGTGAAGATATAAGTGGAGGAGGTCAAATCAATTTGGCAGAATTAAATCCGGGTATTTACCTAATAAAGGTGGGGCAGCGAAAGGAGAAGTTGGTGATTTACTAA
- a CDS encoding RagB/SusD family nutrient uptake outer membrane protein has product MKTSNYIYILLIAVFGLTACGDDYLVKLPETVVSAEDFYKTESDYSLAIIGAYQHLRPLFGSGLVDYGAWTMGEMRSDNTTFSYNVDNRGYAGIEYYDLFIDDSNGGGVSTKYNNNYIIIGRANQILSRIDNAEISDEARNNYKGQALFLRAFAYFDLVQYFGEVPLITTPPTSYEQTLALRTSKDLIYNQIIADASEAASILPSFSEQTRGYVSNGAAYTLLGNVYLVLEEWANAENALLNVEGFSLLSDYAAVFNPNNKNNNELIFSVQYTDDPTANAASSFAYNFLPRLSNPGVIPGFPNGNSNAYAGWNTPTPDVIEAFEDGDMRLDASIGFYTGQGYVNRPYVKKYVHGASIAPNTNDDWPIYRYSEVLLMLAEAINEQGRAPEALIYLNQVHAHSRTGLSALTVSDQTNLREAIIQERRVELAFENKRWPDLVRWGLAIEVMNVHGEKVKADPQAYYYPDGVDPVSTSYNVTESRLLFPIPEREIRLNPDLEQNPGY; this is encoded by the coding sequence ATGAAAACATCTAATTATATATACATACTTTTAATAGCTGTGTTTGGATTAACAGCTTGTGGTGATGATTACTTGGTAAAACTTCCTGAAACGGTTGTTTCGGCAGAGGATTTTTACAAAACAGAATCAGATTATTCACTAGCCATTATAGGAGCATACCAACACTTGAGACCATTATTTGGATCTGGTTTAGTAGATTATGGGGCTTGGACCATGGGTGAAATGCGCTCGGATAATACTACTTTTAGTTATAATGTTGATAATCGCGGTTATGCAGGTATTGAATACTATGACCTGTTTATTGATGATTCCAATGGTGGAGGTGTATCAACAAAATATAATAACAACTATATAATTATTGGTAGAGCAAATCAAATACTAAGTAGAATCGATAATGCTGAAATTTCAGATGAAGCAAGAAATAATTATAAAGGACAGGCGTTATTTTTAAGGGCATTTGCTTATTTTGATTTGGTTCAGTACTTTGGTGAGGTGCCATTAATAACCACACCTCCTACCAGTTATGAACAAACATTGGCTTTACGTACATCAAAAGACTTAATTTATAACCAGATTATAGCTGATGCAAGTGAGGCCGCTAGTATTTTACCATCATTTAGTGAGCAAACGAGAGGGTATGTTTCAAATGGAGCTGCATATACTTTATTAGGTAATGTATATTTAGTTCTGGAAGAATGGGCTAATGCAGAAAATGCACTTCTGAATGTCGAAGGTTTTTCATTACTTTCTGATTATGCTGCCGTTTTTAATCCTAATAATAAAAATAATAATGAATTAATTTTCTCTGTTCAGTATACAGATGATCCAACAGCTAATGCAGCTAGTAGTTTTGCTTATAATTTTTTACCACGACTATCTAATCCTGGTGTGATACCCGGTTTTCCTAATGGGAATTCAAATGCTTATGCAGGATGGAATACACCAACTCCTGATGTTATTGAAGCCTTCGAAGATGGAGATATGCGTTTAGATGCTTCCATTGGATTTTATACCGGACAAGGCTATGTGAATCGTCCTTATGTAAAAAAGTACGTTCATGGTGCCAGCATTGCTCCTAATACGAATGATGATTGGCCTATTTACAGATATTCTGAAGTTTTATTAATGTTGGCTGAAGCTATTAACGAGCAAGGCAGGGCTCCGGAGGCATTGATATATCTGAATCAGGTGCATGCTCATTCCCGAACCGGTTTAAGTGCTTTAACTGTATCTGATCAAACAAATTTAAGAGAAGCTATAATCCAGGAAAGAAGGGTGGAATTGGCCTTTGAGAATAAGAGATGGCCTGATTTGGTTCGCTGGGGATTGGCAATTGAAGTAATGAATGTTCATGGAGAGAAGGTAAAAGCAGATCCTCAGGCATATTATTATCCTGATGGTGTTGATCCGGTAAGTACTTCATATAATGTTACAGAATCACGCTTACTGTTCCCGATTCCAGAGAGAGAAATAAGATTAAATCCAGATCTTGAACAAAATCCAGGATATTAA
- a CDS encoding beta-glucosidase, with protein sequence MKKNKLNIVLALLVLSVLFEGCKPKVTEVKLGINSSKEVIAAMTLQEKAMLLVGSDTGFPRGYPSFFGGADSLFATQPPAAGNTKKLVPGAAGTTYPIPRLGIPAIVLADGPAGVRIDPFREDSTKTYYTTTFPIESLLACSWDKELVNEVGRCMGKEALEYGVDVLLAPALNIHRNPLGGRNFEYYSEDPVISGEIAAAMVNGVQSMGVGTSLKHFAANNNETNRMNIDVKVDSKTLHEMYLKGFEIAVIKSNPWTIMSAYNKINKTYCSENPYLLDSVLRKEWGFKGLVMTDWFAGRNRIQQVRAGNDLLMPGSTYIIDLIINAVESGELDEAYLDRNVERILNLIKKTPRFKQYQYSDQPDLKEHAQVARRAAAESMVLLKNEDVLPLKHNNSKIAAFGIGTYQTIAVGTGSGNVNSEYTTTIYSGLNAAGYQLSDELRSAYQQYILDEKARVGEKASYFDPDIMLKEKNWDEKELLNLAKETEIALFTIGRTSGEFADRKIKDDFELTKEEVEMITKLSKVFHSQGKKLIVLLNIGGVIETASWKHLADAILLAWQPGMEGGNAVADLISGKVNPSGKLTMTFPFHYVDVPSSEFFPSSEQTPERVEYLEGEEVGYRYYNAENVTPSFSFGFGLSYTQFVYKELGVQPLDKFSYKLNLRVKNTGKYSGKEIVQVYVKTPQNSFVQLKQFTKTALIKPGDEEVIEFNMDTNDWVSYNAETNQWEAPTGDYEILIGASSDDIRLKRMIQLPMAVLLTK encoded by the coding sequence ATGAAAAAAAACAAACTAAATATAGTTCTGGCACTTCTTGTTCTTTCGGTTTTGTTTGAGGGCTGTAAACCGAAAGTGACAGAAGTAAAGTTAGGAATAAACAGTAGTAAGGAAGTTATTGCGGCCATGACACTGCAGGAAAAGGCCATGCTTCTGGTGGGATCTGATACAGGTTTTCCACGGGGATATCCATCTTTTTTTGGTGGAGCAGATTCTTTATTTGCAACTCAACCACCGGCAGCTGGTAATACAAAAAAGTTGGTTCCCGGAGCAGCAGGTACAACTTATCCGATTCCTCGGTTAGGAATTCCTGCCATTGTTTTGGCAGACGGACCAGCAGGAGTAAGGATTGATCCTTTTAGAGAAGATTCTACAAAAACATACTATACTACAACATTTCCAATTGAATCATTATTAGCCTGTTCCTGGGATAAAGAATTGGTAAATGAAGTAGGTCGATGCATGGGGAAGGAGGCCTTGGAATATGGTGTAGATGTGCTATTGGCACCTGCCTTAAATATTCACAGAAATCCCTTAGGAGGAAGGAATTTTGAATACTATTCTGAAGATCCTGTGATTTCGGGAGAGATAGCTGCTGCAATGGTTAATGGTGTTCAATCGATGGGCGTTGGAACTTCTTTAAAACATTTTGCTGCCAATAATAACGAAACCAACAGGATGAATATTGATGTTAAGGTTGATTCGAAGACATTACACGAGATGTATCTTAAAGGTTTTGAAATAGCAGTGATAAAATCGAATCCATGGACTATAATGTCGGCTTATAATAAGATTAATAAGACTTATTGTTCTGAAAATCCATATTTACTTGATTCTGTTTTACGTAAGGAATGGGGGTTCAAGGGATTGGTTATGACAGATTGGTTTGCAGGTCGTAACAGAATTCAACAGGTGAGAGCTGGTAATGATTTATTGATGCCGGGAAGTACTTATATTATTGATCTAATTATTAATGCTGTTGAAAGCGGAGAGTTGGATGAAGCTTATTTAGACAGAAATGTTGAAAGGATTTTAAATTTGATTAAAAAAACTCCACGTTTCAAACAATATCAATACAGTGATCAACCTGACTTGAAAGAACATGCACAGGTGGCTCGCAGAGCTGCTGCCGAAAGTATGGTGTTACTAAAAAATGAAGATGTTCTGCCGTTGAAACATAATAACTCTAAAATTGCCGCATTTGGAATTGGTACATATCAAACAATTGCGGTGGGAACAGGGAGTGGTAATGTAAATAGTGAATATACAACAACAATTTATTCCGGGTTAAACGCAGCAGGCTATCAGCTTTCTGATGAGTTAAGAAGTGCCTATCAGCAATACATACTAGATGAAAAAGCAAGAGTAGGAGAGAAAGCGTCTTATTTTGATCCTGATATCATGCTAAAAGAAAAAAACTGGGATGAAAAAGAACTTTTGAATCTTGCAAAAGAGACTGAAATAGCATTGTTCACCATTGGGAGAACATCTGGTGAATTTGCCGATAGAAAAATCAAGGATGATTTCGAACTGACCAAAGAAGAGGTGGAGATGATTACAAAACTGTCTAAGGTATTTCATTCTCAGGGAAAGAAGTTAATTGTATTGCTTAATATAGGAGGTGTGATTGAAACTGCATCGTGGAAACATTTGGCTGACGCAATACTTTTAGCCTGGCAACCAGGTATGGAAGGGGGTAATGCTGTAGCTGATCTTATATCAGGAAAAGTTAATCCGTCAGGGAAATTAACAATGACTTTTCCCTTCCACTATGTTGATGTTCCATCATCAGAATTCTTTCCTAGTTCGGAACAAACACCTGAAAGAGTTGAATATTTAGAAGGTGAAGAAGTGGGATATCGTTATTATAATGCTGAAAATGTAACACCGTCTTTTTCTTTTGGTTTTGGGTTGTCCTATACTCAATTTGTATACAAAGAATTAGGGGTTCAGCCTCTTGATAAATTTTCTTATAAGTTAAATCTGAGAGTTAAAAATACAGGTAAATATAGTGGTAAAGAGATTGTGCAGGTTTATGTAAAAACTCCTCAAAATTCATTTGTCCAGTTGAAACAATTTACCAAAACAGCTTTAATCAAACCTGGTGATGAAGAGGTGATAGAGTTTAATATGGATACCAATGATTGGGTTTCGTACAATGCTGAGACGAATCAATGGGAAGCACCTACAGGTGATTATGAAATTCTTATTGGAGCCTCTTCTGATGATATCAGACTTAAAAGAATGATACAGTTACCTATGGCAGTTCTACTTACAAAATGA